In Nyctibius grandis isolate bNycGra1 chromosome 17, bNycGra1.pri, whole genome shotgun sequence, the genomic stretch gcaactagaccagggcactaagggccatgtccagtctttttttaaacccctccagcgatggtgactccaccacctccctgggcagccccttccagtgtctaatgacccttgctgagaagaaatgcttcctaatgtccaacctgaaacctgaccctcccctggtgaagcttgaggctgtgtcctcttgtcctatcgctggttgcctgggagaagaggccgactcccaccccgctacaacctcccttcaggtagttgtagagtgcactaaggtcacctctgagcctcctccaggctaaacccccccagctccctcagccgttcctcggaggtcagacgTTCCAGACCCTTCctcagcttggtcgccctcctctgccctcactccaacacctcaacatctctcttgaagtgcggggcccacaactggacacaggattcaaggtgtggcctcaccagtgccgagcacagagggacgatcccttccccagaccggctggctatgctattcctaatagaggccaggatgccattggccttcttggccacctggtaGAAAgccatgaggtcacccctcagccttcttttctccaaactagacaagcccaaagtcctcagctgctcctcataggacattccttccagccctgtcaccagctttgccctcctctggacgcaAAGGCAGTTCTTCCTAACTGACTGCAGCTGCCCTGTCTACAACACACATTTGCTGTCCTGTTTTTAGCTTGTTTtacttctcttcttccctttttggtTGGTCCTAAATCTACATCTCAGTCTTGAGACAATGAGTTTGTTTCCACCTTCAGTGTCGGGGAGGGTACGTCCACATTGTATGCTACTACCAGGTGTAAGCGTGCTCAGACTTTGGTCTGGCTTCCAGGGGTTTGTGCTTGCTCCTGTCCGAACCAAACCTGGTTATTAGCCGTGCTAACGAGATCAACCTCTCAACAGGCCTCATGAGCTTGTGCTCAGTGCTGTGTTAACAGGATCATTTCGTATTTCTCCTGTAGGTTGCAAGAAACCTGTGTCTGCGTCGGAGAAGGAGATGGAGTGGGCACAGATGGCGTGTCACAGGTGTCTGGTTTATCTGGGAGATCTCGGTAAGAACAGCGTCTTATTTCAGGGCAACctttaatacattaaaaaggtGGTGCCTGTACGGTGCTAAGTCCATAGTAGTTAGTCACCAGCCATAGTTACTTCCAGACACTGGTTTCCCTCTGACACATTTATCAATGACTGGTATAAGCTAAAATCGTGCCTATCCCACAGTCACGACCTCCTGAAGTGTGTGTCAGCTTCTTGCTGGATTGTGAAGGAGTGAAGGCAGTGAGAAAACATGTAACTGTGTGAGAAACACCTATTTGAAGTGTGGTGCAGGTAAATGTGCTTGACACGCAGCAGCCTTCAAGCTCTTGAAAGCTGTTGGCCGTTATCCTTGAGCACGAATCAGCCTAAAAATGGCCTTGCAAATAGCTGACTGACCTGACTGGTGGGAGAGAAATGTGCTTCACCTCTTCACAAACCTTTCACTTAAAGTTTCCAAAATGTtgtcaaaaataaatgaataaataaataaagtccAGTCTAGCCACAACCAGGTATTTGGTTAGGTCAGCTGAGTTGCTTTAGATTTCCCACTCTGTAGAATATAGTGTTTGAGGTACTGGAAAATGGAGCACAACTCTGAGTTATTTCAAGGATAAATGAATCAGCACTTAACACCTGGAGCAGAAGAATTTCTGACTTTCTCTTACATGCTGCCACAAGGGATATCCCCTTCGCTGGAAGCGGCAGGGGTTGCAATGTGCGGAATAGCGcagctaaaataaaactgcttcaAAGGGCCCTGGCAaactctgtgtgtttgtgttttgccAAGAGCGATTCTTTGATGGGTTTGTTGTCTTGGCCAGTATTTCtagttttgtggtgtttttaatCTGTAGGGAAActgcagaagggaagagaagacacTGCCTTCTGGTTTCTCATGTGTGGTGTGTGGTTTTCTTTCAGCTCGCTATCAGAATGAGCTGGCAGGTGTGGacacagagctgctggctgAGCGGTTTTACTATCAAGCCCTTTCTGTGGCACCGCAGATTGGTGAGTGAGTTACCATGAGTTTTTAGTTGTTAAAACAATGTTGCCGCAACCTAAAAACAATATTCTGATACTATGTTGATCAGATTTATATCCTGCTGCTGAGAGAGGAATGGTTTTGTCCTCTTGGttaaaattacttccttctTTGAGAATCTCTCTTGCTGGCAAGACGAAGAGAGGAGCTAAAGAGGAGTGCTCTTCGCCAGTGACCTCAACTTACTCATCTGAGAAGCTCAGACTTCCACGAGTGTGGTAAAGCTGTGCTTGTCTGGCTAAGGGAAGATCCAGCTGTCTGTTGCCAGAAGCAGAGCATTATTGATCATCTCCTTATTTTTACCCCTCCAACAAAATCTCACgtgctgctttctccttcaGAAGTGACCACTTTCTAAGAACACCCTGTGGCAAGAGCTAAGGGTCTGTCTTACCTTAAAAAAGTGTGCAAGtccagaaaaatgttctttctgtgctgcttttgcagagtTCTCACTGAGTTGTTTGATAGGCTGATCCCGAATACCACGAAGTGACAAAAATTTAGGTACCACAGTGAGCTGGAACAGAACTCTTAAATGCTGGTAAAATAATGTCTAGGTCATAAAGAATACAGAGTCAAGGCCATGGCATTATTAATACACCATTGGTTGCTCTGCTTTCTTATGTGGATAACTGGCAGGAAGGTGGGGAGGAGCTAAAAGCactataaaaccagaaaataacaCTGGATGGCGAAAGGATCAACTAGTCCAGACCTTTGTGCTGCAGATTTACTACTGGTTGTGTCTCCTGGCTTCCCTCCTGTGTGGAAATGTAGCGAGAGGGAAAGGATCTGCTTTCTAGCAGGGCCATTGGAGAACTGTAAGTGAATTCCATTGCCCCTCTCTTTCATGGCAGGCATGCCCTTTAACCAGCTGGGGACGTTGGCAGGGAGCAAATACTACAACGTGGAAGCTACCTATTGCTACTTACGCTGGTGAGTGTCTGTGAGGATCTTGGCTTTCTGGACAGAGAATCAGTGCGCTGTGGTTGCTGGTGCCAGATTCTCTTCTCCTTTACTTTGGACTTGTGACTGTTttcaggagagagggaaagagatggGTTTATTTCACCCTTGAGCAGGACAGATAATAAGAGCGAGCCTTGGTCAAACCATTGTGCTGGTCACTAAAATACATGTGCAGGGCTGCGCTTGGAGGGCAGGGTTTCATCTGAGACCCTCAGAGAGCCAGGttgggaggggagcagaggtgCTGAGTGAGGTGGGTGGAATTCAGTTACCTGAACATGGCCTAAGGCACAAATTTGCAAACGTTGCAGATGGAGCTGTGGCGCAGCTTGAAGTGGGGTTTACAGAGTCAGTGGGAGTTAAGTAGCCCAGCGTGTCCAAACAAAAGCACTAGCTACCTGTCGTCGTGCTTAGATGCCTGAATAACTTTCTAGTGAATGAAAGCCATAAAATGTGAGCAACCTTGTGGCAAAGTAACCTTTGATACGTTCTGTTTGGGTATCTCAGTATCCAGTCTGAAGTGTCCTTTGAAGGTGCCTCTGGGAACCTGAAGCGGCTGTATGACAAAGCAGCCAAAATGTATCACCAGCTGAAGAAATGTGAAACCAGGAAGTTGTCTCCAAGCAAGAAGAGgtaagagggaaaagaaaaggagaggggtTTGCAATGCCACCAGTGTCATCCTCTGGGTTGAGAGTAGTGTCTCTCCTGGGCAGTGGGAACTGGTAGATGGCCGATTCGAGGCCGTGACTGTTCCCAGAATTTTGAGAGCCACAGTCTAGACCCCATTCTTGATCTGTCAGGTCATAATTTCAGGAGAAAAGCTAAATGCTGGCTAGGGTAGAGCTTGAGGTGAGAGTGTTTCTCACTCTACCCTGGAGCTGGTGACTGTGAGGGTTGAGGGATATTGGTGAACGTTAGAAGTGCGTAAGCTgtcttttttctccagtttcatCAGAATCTGGTTTTCTGTTGAGACCCGATTTACCTATTAATAGAGCTCTGTTAGTCTAGTCCATCTCTGTGCCAGGGTACCTGCTTcacaatgttttcttctcaatTTTTTCAGAGGCAAAGACATTAAGAGGTTGCTGGTGAGCTTTATGTACCTGCAGAGTCTTTTGCAGCCAAAGAGCAGGTAAGGTTCTGGCAGATTATATCTTCTATTGATAACTCACAGTAGCAAGCACTCAGAATTGGAGTAGGATAACAGTGCCTGGGCTGAGGCTTTCTGCCAAAAAGGTCTAAGACCTTTTGGTCTTCTAACCTTGCAGGGAGAGTGAAGAAGATTGTCTTCCAAGGGAGGCTGGAATACCAAAGGGTTAAATACTTCAAGGGTTAAATAAATCAAGCCAGTAGCTGAGCGAGTGTTGAACTCCTGAGCCTTGCAGCTCATCTCTGCGCTGTGCTGTGCCTTTGGTGTTTTCTTGCCTTGTTCAGTCATCAAATGCTTTTTCCTGGCAAGCACTGGATGTAGGCTGACAGGACAGCAAAGAGTCACCGTCTGTACGTGTGCAGGGCTGGTCGTTACCTTTGGAAATCTGTAACCAAATACCTTgttcaaagaaacaaatagaATTTATTCTATTCGTGTTAGAATCAATGGAAACCTTTGTACagctgtgtgatttttttttttttttttccttggattttctctgtctctgctggGAGGTTTTCAGGTGATTGTAAATTAACCTCTTACTGCTTGAAACAGAGCAAGTGTTTTAAAGGGCTTATACACAGGCAACAGTTAAACTCATCATGGAatagtttaggttggaagggacctgctAGGGGTCCAGTCCTCCCCCAAAGCAGGGCCCACTGTGGAGGCAGATTCAAATGTGAAGTTGgatgaggttgctcagagcctcacCCAGCTGAGTTTTGAATGGATCTAAGGACACAGATTCCACACCTTCCAGTATTTGACCACCTTCACTGTGGAATTACTCACTCCTCTATAACCACCTATTTGGCATCTGAAAACAAGATTAtatcccctgagccttctctctttcaggctgaacaaactctgttctctctgcctcttctcATACATCATGTTTTCTGTTCCCCTTGACAGTCCTCTGCTGGACTAAGTCCAGTTTGTCagtgtcttttgtgttttttttttctactgggCACCCCACGACTGGctgcagtactccagatgccATCTCATGAGTGCCAAATAGAGAGGGGTGATAATtttcctcaacctgctggctcTGCCCTTGCTAATGCAACCCAGTATGGGACTGGCTTTCAGACATTCACTTCTACCAGAGTGGAACTTCAAGGCTCATTTAATATCCACTTAACACATAAGAAAATTGGAAATTACTTGAATTTCCCAAGCACGTTGCCCCCTGAAAAGGGTTTGCTAGGTGTTTTGGAGATGGGTTTATTTTGTAGCTAGGAGACTCCCGTAGCATATTACACTGAATACTCTGGGTGCTTCCTTTGAAGTATCTAATAGCTACAGAGGATTTTGGAATATTCTTACAGTTAGAGACACGGGAGGAGGAAAAGTTGAGTCCCCAGTTTGTGTGCTGCAATGTCACCCTTTAACTGAGCAGCAGATCTGaatcttctgctgctgctaccTTTAGTATCGAAGCACCCTGAGTATCTTCACAGCTACTGCCTGAGCTCCCAGggagaaagtaaaatattttttggtgACCCATCTCCTTGCAGGGAGGAGCTCTAGTTATCATTTGTCTTTAGTTTAGCAGCTTTGGAGAGGAAAACATAATCTGATTAATCTCACTTGCTTCCCATAACTGTTGTTGCCTGCAGTGTATTCCCTGGTGCTTCATCCTGTCTGGTGCTAAAGGATGGCCTGCCTGCCAGTTTTGGGTCAGTTCCCATGCAGACGTTGCCAGGAGTTTGAGTCTTGAATAAtaattcttgtttatttttccctcttgttaAGCTCTCTGGATTCTGAGCTGACATCTCTCTGCCAGTCTGTGCTGGAGGATTTCAACCTCTGCTTGTTCTACCTGCCCTCTCCTCCTAATCTGAGCTCAACTAGCGAAGATGAAGAAGAGTATGAGAGCGGCTACTCCTTCCTTCCTGATCTCCTCATCTTTCGCATGGTGATCATCTGCCTTATGAGCGTTCACAGCCTCAAGAGGGCAGGTAACCAGTGCTTTATTCAGAAATGTAGTGAGCAACATCCAGCAGTCCAGTTAGGCTGAAGATGTTGTCATGTTTTGGTCAGTCTCCTCCTCCTTATTACGCTGTCTTGTTGCAGGTTCAAAGCAGTACAGCGCAGCCATCGCTTTCACCCTGGCCCTCTTCTCTCACCTGATAAATCACGTCAATATTCGCCTGCAAGCAGAGctagaagaaggggaaaatccAGTCCCAGCCTTTCAGAGTGATGGCACAGGTAAGAGAACAGAGACGGTGTTAGCTGAGTCTCCCCAGTTGCCTGCCTATAGGGTTGGCTTTTACTTGTCTTTCCTAAATCTCCTGGGCATGAGTTTTGTAGTGTAGCACCTGAGAGGTGTTAGAGACATCTCGATCTTTGACTGCTGGGCTGAAATCCCCAAAGATGGGCAATCTGCTCAGGCAGTCTCCACTTAGACACTCTCTGTGAGTATCGGAATCATCACAGGATGAAAATGTTGCTTTCCTTGTTGTTAAGGAGTTACCTTTCCGTATCTCTTGGCAGCTCATTCATCAGCTGTTTACCCCAATCTGTGCTCctcattttctgcctctctATTTGCTGTTATTTACTGGACTCTTTTCTCCTCCACTGAGGAGATGATCTCAGGTGAAACacctgagcagagctgggtgggagtCTGACCCTCCCCAGTCTAAGGGAGGCTGACCCTGCTCAGCCCACCTCATCTCTGCTCAGACAAAGCCAGATCTTTAGTTTCTGGGAGGATCCTGTTGAGCAGAGAATAAAACTGCTGAatcttcacagaatcccagaatcactcaggttggaagagccctctgggatcatcgagtccgaccattgccctgacaccaccatggcaactagaccagggcactaagggccatgtccagtcttttcttaaacccctccagagctggtgactccaccacctccctgggcagccccttccaatggctaatgacccttgctgagaagaaatgcttcctcatgtccaacctgaccctcccctggccaagcttgaggctgtgtcctcttgtcctatcgctggttgcctgggagaagaggccgactcccactccactacaacctcccttcaggtagttgtagactgcactaaggtcacctctgagcctcctcttctccaggctaaacacccccagctccctcagccgttccttgtaggtcagaccctccagacccttccccagcttcccCCTGCAAACAGTCAGTTTGTAATATTTCAGAGAACACAAGACTAGAGTTTTTCTGGTCAAAAAGAACAGTGACTGACTCCTCCCCTGCACGGGGTTTGAAGCTCTCAGGGTGACATAGGGCTGCTGGAAAGGCTGTGAGCCTTGGTCAAGGAAGGGATTAGGTCAGCTCAGCCTAGTTACAGGGTGGGGTGGCTGGTTTAATCAAGCTGACTGGCACATGCCCTTGCTCTGCTTGTGGGTCACTTGGCGCTCAGCCTGTAGAGAGTTGGGGAAAAGATTTAAGATTCAACTGGGGATTTTGTGCTGAGCTACCAACATTCAGCCCTGAGGCTGCCTGATaatggcacagcacagcttgGGCAGAGGGAATCCAAGCTTCCTGAGTCTTTCTGGGCGCCATTCTTCTGGGGTTTCCATTGCTTCTTCTCTGGTCAAAGACACAGCAGTGATGGCTGAAATTTGCACTACTGGTTCCCCAGGCTCaaggctgggaagcagcttgTGTGACGCATCGGGACTTTCTTAACTTGtggtttcattttaaatgccTGCAGATGACCAGGAGCCACGGGAGCCATTGAACTCGATTGAGAAGGAAGCTGAAGCTGACTTGGCCAATCATCAGCCTAGCGAGGAACAACGGAAGAATGActgcaagaaaagcaagaaatactCTCGCCTCTCGTGTTTGCGTCGCCGCCGGCACCCCCAGAAGGTGGATGAGAGTGACTTGAGCGAGGGCTTTGACTCTGACTCCAGCCAGGGCTCCATCAAGGGCAGTGATGGCTCAGAAAGTGGCTCAGAGAAGAGTGATGAGGAAGCAGAAGCTGCTTTTGATGTGGAGACGGACTCTGACATGAACAGCCAAGAATCTCGGTCTGACTTGGAGGATATGGAGGATGAGCCGGGTGAGGAGGGAAGCAGCCAAGGCAAAAGCGGGCCCAAAGAGGCCTTAAAAAACTGTGTGGATGGCAGTGGGCTGGGGGACTCCAAGAGCCCAAGCATCTCTAAAATTGAGGCTCCAGATCCAGCGGTCAATGGGCCAGCTTCCCTGAGCACTAATGATGCCAGCATAGCCAGTAACCTCCAGGCCATGTCCACCCAGCTCTTTCAGACCAAACGCTGCTTTCGCTTGGCTCCTACTTTCAGCAACATCCTTCTGAAACCCAACAGTGAACCACCCGTCTTGAAGGATGGTTTAGAAAGCAAGCCATGTGTCAACGGAGATCTGGAGAAGCCCAGCTTGGCAGAGCAAGGTAAGGATCAGCAACCTCATTCGAAATATTTGTTGTTGCATTTCTCTGTAGAAAACTGCGAGCTGTAGCAATCCATCTGCTAAAATCCACCCCTTCTCATGGTGCAAGTTCTCCTTTGGCCAGGTTTGGAGGAGCAAGTTGCCCAAGTACTGGGCAGGTCTTGGGTGTTTCCTGAAGGTTGAGCTTTACTCTTACTGCCTGACATCCAGGACTATGTGCACTGAGCAAAAGAAACACCTGCAGCCAGCCAGGGttatctgtttttctgctcAAAAGACTAAGATAATACAGAGGGATAATTCCAGCAGGTATTAAAAATTTGgattatcttcctttttcccatgTGAAATCTCTAATTAGACACTTATTAGCGCTTCTGGTGGTGGACATTGcagatgcagcccaggaagTTCTCCGTGAGACGTCACATTATCAACTCTGCAAAGCTCTTGCAGGAGCTTGTCTGTAAGATGTCACCTGGGTGCACGTGAGAGGAGTTGAGGGCTTCTTGCTGTGACCCTCTGAACGCAGTGGCCCTCTGAACGGTGCCTCGCTGAGCACTTGGGGCTGAACCAAACCGCAGATGCTCAGCAGGTGGAGCTGCAATGTCTCTATTACCACTTACACAACTGAGTAATGTTCTGGGGGGGGGAagaacccaaacaaaacagcttGAAAGGGAGATCTGATGCACTACAGGGAGTTGTTTGTATTTCAGATAGAACCACATGGGCCTGTTCCGTCTTGTTTGTGATTCCTCCCAGCTTCCCCGGagcaaggaaacattttttgcaTCGTGCTGCCAAATTTCGGAGGCCTGCAGCATTGGCAAGGTTTAGGCTTTGCCTGGGCCAGGATTTGAAGGGCTGGTATTAGATCATGTTAACGTTTACTGGCTCCCGGCGTTGCTTCGTAGCCACTTGAAAGAGATGGGggtaaaggaaagaaacaaacgAATTTTGGTCTGTGTAACATTTTCCTTCAGTGGGTTACCCAGATGTTGCAGCTCCAGGAATGGTACCTTTATAGATGTAGAAAACAAGAGGTTGAATGAGCCACGTGGAGGGAATTAACCCATGTGCTTTGTAGCTTTGAGCTCTCCTTGCCTCAGCTGCGGCTGTTTCAAAACTCCAGCTATTTAGTGGTCTCTATCAGAGAGGGTTTCTGAATAAATTACTTCCTCCCTTTTGATTCTGAGGGTTTATTGGGTGATAATTGCTGTGTTAATAGGCAGAAATGACGGTGCAGTTAAATAAGGGACTGTAGCAAGATACGTCGTTGATTCCCAGCTCGCTGCTCCCTTGACCTCAGGTCACTCATGTACGTTCACTTTCATTGGCAGTGGCTTGGAGATCCTCAGGTCTGTAGAATTACAAGACTGCAAAGCATAGTCAAGATTTAAAATCACCTGGCCCCTGGCTCAGAAAATAGCTCtaccattttcttctcttagcCTGAAGATTGACCTAAGCAGCGATCGCTGGCTCTGtctcagaggcagctgctgcaggggtTAAGGCCTTTGTCAGACTTGCACAGGAAGATTTCAGCAATCTTCTcccaacaaagaagaaaatgcagcagtgaTACACTTTATTAACAGCACGGGGGACAGGGAACTGGTTTTGTGAGGGTGTGTGGAGGCACTGAGGAGTTCAACTCAACTCTTACCCACCCAGTGCTGTTCTCACACCAGTGGTGCTTGGCTTCTCAAGAGCTTTAACGTCTGCCATCCTGCTTTTCCCTTCACCTTCCAGATGACGTGTCTGACTCTGAGGAAAGCATTTCAAGTAACAAATCCTGCAGGAATGAGCGATCCCTTCAGGAGAAGCTAGAGATCGTGACCAACGAAGGGCTGCTTCTCACTGTCAAGGTGTTCCTGGACTGGCTGAGGACAAACACAGACCTCATCATCATGTGTGCTCAGGTGGGAGCTGTGCTCGGTGTTTGGTGCAAGGCTGCGCCTGTTCAGTTCCCCTGGGCTGGGATGATAAGGGCATGTTGAAACTACTGTCCCAGTCCTGGACAGAAGGTGGTGTTAAATACCCCACTAgctgaattaaaataatcttgacCTAAGAAGCGTAGTGAAGTTTACTCTTTATAAAGCATTCTGAGGTCTGTGGAAGATGCTGGAAAGCCCAAGCATCCTGGTTATTGCATACATCTCTCTTGACGTTTTCTGGGGGGgccttttgtgttttgttgctgCAGAGCTCTCAGAGCCTGTGGAACAG encodes the following:
- the SMG5 gene encoding nonsense-mediated mRNA decay factor SMG5 isoform X2; protein product: MDFTLRAVVEAVHRLDLILGNKVAYQEVFKPENISLRNKLRELCVKLMFLHPVDYGRKAEELLWRKVYYEVIQLIKTNKKHIHSRSTLECAYRTHLVAGIGFYQHLLLYIQSHYQLELQCCIDWTHVTDPLIGCKKPVSASEKEMEWAQMACHRCLVYLGDLARYQNELAGVDTELLAERFYYQALSVAPQIGMPFNQLGTLAGSKYYNVEATYCYLRCIQSEVSFEGASGNLKRLYDKAAKMYHQLKKCETRKLSPSKKRGKDIKRLLVSFMYLQSLLQPKSSSLDSELTSLCQSVLEDFNLCLFYLPSPPNLSSTSEDEEEYESGYSFLPDLLIFRMVIICLMSVHSLKRAGSKQYSAAIAFTLALFSHLINHVNIRLQAELEEGENPVPAFQSDGTDDQEPREPLNSIEKEAEADLANHQPSEEQRKNDCKKSKKYSRLSCLRRRRHPQKVDESDLSEGFDSDSSQGSIKGSDGSESGSEKSDEEAEAAFDVETDSDMNSQESRSDLEDMEDEPGEEGSSQGKSGPKEALKNCVDGSGLGDSKSPSISKIEAPDPAVNGPASLSTNDASIASNLQAMSTQLFQTKRCFRLAPTFSNILLKPNSEPPVLKDGLESKPCVNGDLEKPSLAEQDDVSDSEESISSNKSCRNERSLQEKLEIVTNEGLLLTVKVFLDWLRTNTDLIIMCAQSSQSLWNRLSVLLNLLPSAADLQESGLALCNEVKDILSGAELPDLKANLLLPEDVALRNLPPLKNAHKRFNFEQDRPVFSAVEESVIRICCIRSFGHFITHLQGSILQFNSELGIFISIAQSEQDNLLHQAQAQFHMAAEEARRNRLMRDMAQLRLQLEVSQLEGSLQQPKAQSAMSPYLVPDTQALCQHLAVVKQLATSGRFIIIIPRTVIDGLDFLKKENAGARDSIRYLEAEFKKGNRYIRCQKDVGKSFERHKLKRQDLDAWNLYKILDSCKQLTVSQGSGEDDTTGMVTIITGFQLEDPSTFSAPMQSAIQAAASASVEIKNVLEFYKQWKEMG
- the SMG5 gene encoding nonsense-mediated mRNA decay factor SMG5 isoform X1; the encoded protein is MSQGGGVTGESGEPEAKVLHTKRLYRAVVEAVHRLDLILGNKVAYQEVFKPENISLRNKLRELCVKLMFLHPVDYGRKAEELLWRKVYYEVIQLIKTNKKHIHSRSTLECAYRTHLVAGIGFYQHLLLYIQSHYQLELQCCIDWTHVTDPLIGCKKPVSASEKEMEWAQMACHRCLVYLGDLARYQNELAGVDTELLAERFYYQALSVAPQIGMPFNQLGTLAGSKYYNVEATYCYLRCIQSEVSFEGASGNLKRLYDKAAKMYHQLKKCETRKLSPSKKRGKDIKRLLVSFMYLQSLLQPKSSSLDSELTSLCQSVLEDFNLCLFYLPSPPNLSSTSEDEEEYESGYSFLPDLLIFRMVIICLMSVHSLKRAGSKQYSAAIAFTLALFSHLINHVNIRLQAELEEGENPVPAFQSDGTDDQEPREPLNSIEKEAEADLANHQPSEEQRKNDCKKSKKYSRLSCLRRRRHPQKVDESDLSEGFDSDSSQGSIKGSDGSESGSEKSDEEAEAAFDVETDSDMNSQESRSDLEDMEDEPGEEGSSQGKSGPKEALKNCVDGSGLGDSKSPSISKIEAPDPAVNGPASLSTNDASIASNLQAMSTQLFQTKRCFRLAPTFSNILLKPNSEPPVLKDGLESKPCVNGDLEKPSLAEQDDVSDSEESISSNKSCRNERSLQEKLEIVTNEGLLLTVKVFLDWLRTNTDLIIMCAQSSQSLWNRLSVLLNLLPSAADLQESGLALCNEVKDILSGAELPDLKANLLLPEDVALRNLPPLKNAHKRFNFEQDRPVFSAVEESVIRICCIRSFGHFITHLQGSILQFNSELGIFISIAQSEQDNLLHQAQAQFHMAAEEARRNRLMRDMAQLRLQLEVSQLEGSLQQPKAQSAMSPYLVPDTQALCQHLAVVKQLATSGRFIIIIPRTVIDGLDFLKKENAGARDSIRYLEAEFKKGNRYIRCQKDVGKSFERHKLKRQDLDAWNLYKILDSCKQLTVSQGSGEDDTTGMVTIITGFQLEDPSTFSAPMQSAIQAAASASVEIKNVLEFYKQWKEMG